Below is a window of Lytechinus variegatus isolate NC3 chromosome 4, Lvar_3.0, whole genome shotgun sequence DNA.
ATACCATGGCAACATTTGTTTGCATCTCCTCATTTGCAAGAACAATGCATATCTTTGTTTGTTTAATATAACTTCACTGTTTACATTTTATCCAAAAGAAGAAGTGTATCTTAAATATAATGATCAGATAATACCAGCCatagtttatttattcagaCTTCAGTGTCAATACTACTGACCTTTAATTCATGTCATGATTATTCAATGTATGTTGACATTGAAAGATAGTCAAAACACAACCTGTAGCAGTCATGTACAGACTTTCAACCCAGTGGAGAATCTTGAATGTTCATTGTTTAGAatctcaaaattcaaaatgcaaGACACTTGATGATATTAAAAcctttttctacatttttttgcTGAAAGAGTATAGACACTTGTATATTTCAGTATTTGAAAGGAAATCTGCTTTTGTAATGACCATGTACATTTACAAGGGAATGTAAtgattaaaaaggaaaataattgatttctttgactcattagacatacatgtattgtacagtAGAGAAATGAGGACTTCAATTTATACTCTGTCTGAGACAACATGTAACTCACGTAGCAATTGCACATGTATTCAATACTAGGATACTACCAAGATAGAAAATTTATATTAAACTTTgtgtacatgttgtatattgCTCAATTCACATGGGAATTTTCACATCCTTGTGTAGTATTTTTTAAAGTCTGTTTTGTGTAGGTGTAATTAAGCCTACAAACATCTGGTTggaatatgaattaaaaatacaGGCAATCAATACTAGTGTGGCAGATGAGAGGGCAAGGGATGAAGAGAACTATAgcagagacagagaaagagggagagagatagggaGAGAAAGGGAGTGTGTGAGTGAGAGATGGATAGGGTGGGGGATACACAGGCACACAGAGAAATATATAGATGTTGTTGATCCCCCTGTTTGCAGTAATTTCTATTTCTTCATAGAATTGTGCAATATGGAACATTGATAGATATGTAGAGATTTGGATTTCAACaggtattttgttttcattgctgTGATATTGCACAATTCAGAGATCATAATTCCACCCACCTGTCTTATTCATACTGtatatttcaatgaataataCTCAGTAGTACATGGGGTTTCTTAGAAATATAATGGCAATCCCATGGTTGTTCTAGTTACTAATACTGCCAGCATAATGATAACTTGAGTCAGTGAGTGGATGCGGATAGGCTTGATACTGATTGTGTAGAGTAGTGCTGTAGTATAACGGTACAGGTGGATGCCAGGAAACTCTTGAATGCATAGAGCATCAACAATTTGTGCAAAAGGTATAGGCTTTGTTTACTTGTTATATTAGTGTTTTCTTTCAAATGTGTTATTGGAAATAATTGTATGTTGTCAATTTATAAATCATGAGAAGACTCACATGATCCTGATTTTCCTTCTAAATCTATATTTCATGTTTACTTTTTTTCCCCCATCTTTCCACTCTATCCCTCTTTTCACTCCCTCTCTTCCCCCTTTCAATGCTTACCTCTTCTTAATATGTCACTTTACACTCTTGTTTTCTGCCCCACCCCCTCTGCCCCCCTTTCCTCACTCTCCTGCCTCTCACTACATGTTATCCCCCCTCTCTACATCAATATTTCTATACCTTCTTCCACCTGTCTCCATCTTCCTCTCACTCCCCCAcctctttctccctcccccccTGTGCCACCCCTTTCTCCGTTTAACAGAACCAACCCGCCAGCTGAAGGTAGCCCAGGTCCTGCCCAATAACAACCAGCTAGACAAGCCCAACCCTCACTCTCCGGGATCTAATGGACATGCTGGTAGATATGGTACATACTCACTCATTTCCTCTCTATATTATGTAATCAAATCTTTCACATTGGTGGTACATGTTTGCTcatataatatgatttgaattgtttaaaggggaagttcaccctgaagaaaagtttattgtaaaagcagcagaaaaagtaataaaaaatactggtgaaggtttgaggataatccgtcaaagattaagaaagttattagaattcaaagttttggatttgtgacgtcatatgcgagcagcattcctacatagcgaatggtaaaaaatcaatgaaatgtcattttctcagaaaattgaaaatggtttttactgtgccttttgtatatcaatagacaaatcatttcacacccgatcttaaatagaaaacaaaataaagtcatcaggaaccatacaaaatttgaaattcattgatttttttaccattcgctatgtaggaatgctgctcgcatatgacgtcacaaatccaaaactttgaattctaataactttctttatctttaacggattttcctcaaaccttcaccaatttttttttaattattttttctgctatttttacaacaaacttttcttcagggtgaacttcccctttaacattcaGACCACCTGCTAAATTCATCTCATGAAACAATTTAATCTAAATATCCACCAGCAGATCAGATTGTAAAGGGAAATgctttacataatttttttaattagaagtATGTTTGAACACTGGGGGTCATTCTGTAAAACTGCTTTGAACATAATCACTGGAATGTGTATTTGTGTGAAAGGAGAAGTCTCAATCTTCTATGGAGTGTTATCAAAGTAAGGACTGATCTaaccttcatcaaattttgactTGTAACAAAATTTCCATTCAAACGCTTGTTTAACaacaagaattttaataaatctACAAGTTAAGGTGATTTAGATTCtgatttgaaatttcaaattgaacagGTAACTATGATTCAcggttgtttttttattttttttaattcatatgtGAACAGGAAACCACATCAGATCACCAGAGGGGGAAAGGCTGATGAGTCCTAGAGCTCGCATAGGTGATGGGAGTGAAGACGTCACAACCATGACAGACGGATACGATCCTGCCCTTGttgataatgattttaatatATCTAATCAGGATCAAGACAACATGTTCCACCCATTGGACTGGGACTATACTATGAATGAGTCTAACATGGTCGCAGATACCACTTTAAAAGAGGTAAACCCTTCTCACCGCTCCCCGAAATCTCATTCTCAACTCTCCTCGTACTCCAAGGTTTCCCATCATCCGTTAAACAAGAGCCCTCGTCAGCACGGTGCGTTTGGAGATATCGGCTACGGCCCCCCGGACTATACCGCGTATCCTGGACCTACGGATTTGGGTCTTGGTTCCAGGGGTGCTGGAAACCCGGTTCCGTTCCATACCAAAATGAACTTGACTCAGTGGCAGCAGAATTTAGACTCTCACTTCGGTCTCCAGCAGCAGATGCAGCACCTCCAACTCAATACTGGTTACCACCCCTCCGGTAGGAGTGGAACAGGCCATGATATGCATGTGCATAGTGCTGGGATGGGATATCCTGTGGGAGATTCCAATTTTAGTTTCGGGCCTGTGAGGCGTTCAGAGTCGACAAATTTGGAGGGACTGATTCGAGCCAAGGAAAATATGCTTCATGAgaggaatatcattattgagAGGTGTGCATATAAAGTTTGTAGGTCTTGGGAGAGTATAGAAATAATTGGggaattaaaatacatgtaattgaaaaTCTCTTTTTCCAATATTTAGATTTACATAAACTTGCTACATATTCTGACATATTTAGGGGAAAAACAAAAAGCTACCCTATCAAAACTCTTTGTTAAAGTGGagctcatttgttttgttttctgtttatgTTCAATTAATAGAAACAGTCATTCAGTAGTAGCTTGTGCTACTAGAAAAATATCCAATATTAGCTCTTTGGGAATGAGATTTTAATTACTTTCTTGACTTtgagacttttttttattgtaccaCCTGTTTACAGACAAAAGTTAGAGATTGCACACCTGAGGAAACAGAACGATGAACAAGAGAACATTGCTAGGCAACGCATCTATACAAGATCAAGAGATGAAGGAGATATGCTTTTTCTCAAGATGCAGGTTGGAATATTTACATCTAAGATCTATTGAGATGAGATAGCTATAGTaatattttttgaaagtttttgtaTTTAGTATTTATTATATTCAGttcttttactatttttttgtatttatatgttttattgggtCAACCAgaccaagaataaaacaaaataacaaatcaacCATAATTACACTATTtacaaataatcataaaatcattaggaaaaaaaagtgataataattataaaaaaagcaGAAAGTCTTTTACTATTTAACATCTGTAGGCACTTCCAAAGGGTCTTGAATATTGTTACCCTAGATTTAGCCAGCAAATTTACAGACTTATATCACAAACTAAAATAACatcttttcaataaaataacAGATTACAGTGAGTTTAGATAAAAATGGCATAAGAAAGAACAAAGAACCAACCCAACAACAAGAATCCAGGCAATGATGCCAGTTTTCTGACAATTGTTGTAATAATATTTGAATTCAGTGTCATTTTTCTGTCATTATCTCTCTCTACCCAGGAGTACCAGTATGAGATAGCATCCTTGAGAGCTCAACTAGCTGAGATATCTACTGCCAAACTGGCTGAAGGAGAACAACTAAGCAGAAAGTTAGGGTGAGCAAAGTTCTGCcaatttttaaaggggaatgaaacctttggaacaaataggcttgtgtagaaacagaaaaatcaaagaataagaataaagaaagtttgagaaaaatctgacaaatagtgagaaagttatgagcatttgaatattgcaatcactaatgctatggtgatcctcacattggcaatgcgacaaggatgtgtgatgtcactgatgaacaactttccctttggtggagtataaaataccctcaaaatgtctctttttgctttttcttatgatgatacaaactctttatccatgatgtattctttaaaaaatatgtattacatgccctcaggtaaacagaacacattatttatggatagatgtgataaaagaggcaattctagtgaaatatatactaaagtaatgggagagttgttcacaagtgacatcacacatctttgtcgcattgccaatttgctatctccatagcattagtgatcgcaatattcaaatgctcataactttctcattatttgtccgatttttctcaaactttcattgatctgtttctttgatttttctgttttcacacaagctatcttgttccaatggtttcattctcctttaagtaaaCCCCCCCATGTATTTAATTGTGCAACATATAGTAGCTTGATATCAAATAACTGAAAAACAAGGAAGATGCAATATAAtactgtcattaaaaaaaacaatcattgaAGAAGACCATTGACAGAACCTTCCAATCATCCCTGTGCCTTCTCTCATGTGATCTGTTTATGCATATTAAAGCCTTCATCATTCACATCCAcatatgatataataataataataatagcggtatttataaagcgccttttgcctgagatacaaagcgctgctattattaccccggctttagctcgagctgccatcaccggagctcagtgcatgcaaggaattaatcacgcctcacctgggttgagtgcagcacattgcggataaatttcttgctgaaggaaaacacgccttggttaggattcgaacccatgaccctttgtttgaaaggtgagagtcagaaccactagaccacaatgcgCCCATATGTTAGGAGTTGGAAGCATCCCATTAGAAGAATACTAACTGCTTTTACTGGTATTGTGCCTGAGTCATTAATAGAGAATGGTAGTTtcagtttttgttttattagaaCAAATTGACAGTAGACAGAAGGTGATAGCATGCAGGGGTGATGGTGTTTAATAGACAATTACAACATCTGCTTGTAGACTGCATGTAACCCGTCTCAATTTTTCAATGTTCCTTTTTTCTTATTCCTGTAGTGAGGTAGAGGAGTCACAAGTAgccaatgaaatgaccatcaATGACCTCAAAACAAAGGTATGTAATGCATTCAAGGTTTCTTCATGCTCCACAGAGTGGGGAACATGTTTTACTTTGTGTGTTGGTTTATAAGCCACGCTCTGATGACGAGGTTACTATATTTGTtaatggtgattttttaccttgATTGCTGAGAAGTATAACTGCTTGTTGGTATCAAAGTACTAACAGCTTAAGGTCCTTTCCAAGGGACCTGATAATGAGCAATATGCCTTTCTAAACTTAGTGCAGTGACATATCAATCCTAGGTCGCCAACTTATGAGACCACTGCTATGCCAACATGAGCTATCAAGCCTCCTATTTATGAAGTGAAAAAATCCCCTTGATATATGATTGAcattggcggatccagggggggggggcaaagctggcccatgcccccccccctttgagaagcacaattgaagtttgtaatgtaaaaatgttgttaaaacaaacagaagtgtgcccccctccccatttggaaaatcctggatccgccactgattatTGATATGGGCTTTCATCAAAACCACATTTCTCCTCTTGTTATACCTTTTCTGCTTAACTGTcatttgaaaataagtgaatcttattttattttcaagagtaGCATGAGACAAATTATGGTATTTTCATTCCGCTTGATGTCGTTATCTCTTCTTTACccttaaaaaatgtttcttaattTGGTAATTTTTGCTTCTTGatgtgcatttaaaaaaaaacaccatctGATTTGACATTACTGTTTAATTAATGACAATTTGTTCATATTATCTTCCAGTTGAAGTTGAAGGAAGCAGAGCTACaggaggtcaaaggtcaactgTTGCATAGCAAGAAGGACTATGAGAAGCTGAAGAAGAAACTAAGTAAGATTGAGAAATATATGCAGAACCTTCCAACGGCTGAGGAGTACAAAGAGAGCTGTGATACTATATCCTTTGACAAGGAGATCTATATTTTCTgtaggagggggaggggtggggatgGCAGATATTCTTCCCGCCTGTGTTTATTCCAAATTACGTTTCGTATTGAACCCACTAGTAATTTATGGgtgtaattttattaatttcttcattcttctgtttattttttaattttactattattataatcattatcatcatcatcatcatcatcaccatcatcaacacatcatcacatcatcatcatcatcatctccatcatcatcacatcatcatctccatcatcatcacatcatcatcatcatcattatcatcatcatcattatcatcatcatcatcctcctcatcaccatcatcatcttcatcatcatcacatcatcaacaccatcatcaccatcattttttgggggggcggggGAGCTAAATTACCCTCATCCATTTAAGATTAATAAATTGTATAGATAAGAGCTGGTGCTTTATGACTTTTGCAAATAtcttattatttcacaaaacatcaaACATTCcttgacaagatcttcgatgcACATCCGAGATTTACGAGAGGAAGAGGAGTTGCTAAGGGAACGCATCGTCAGTCTAGAAACATCTCTCTCCAAGGCCAAACAGAAAACTCACAGGAGCAAACAGGAATCCTCAGACCTTGAGGAGAAGAATCTTAGTCAACAGATGGAGATAGAAAGGTATTTATTCTATACGGGTCTCTAGGGGTCAGTTTCATGGAACTGTGGCAAGTATTCAGTTCAAAGATATGCTACAGCAAAGTCTGTGGAATGTGCTGGAAGTTTATTTGATAATGGTTCCAAGGAATATGACCCCATAACAATTGCTATCTGTTTTTCTTACATGTGTGTCTGTTTAATGAGTTTATATTAACTTGGTTTACAGGCAAATGGTCTACTTCTTTGATAGTCCAATATTACAATGGCTAAACCCATTCGGTCTATTATCATTTTAGTATAATGAATAATTTACTGTGTTGCAATCTTCttatcaattcttttatttgtgGGGCTATCAAATTTAAGTTCCAGAGCATCATGACGGCAGCTGAAGCAACGGCACCATTGCACCTACAACCAAAGTATGAGGTATATTATAAATGTGATGCATATTTTTGAAGAATACCGTTATGTcgtttttatttgaaatgattaCAATATCGGACATGTTTTCCTGTTGTGCAGGATGAAGAAGGAGATGTCTAAACTGCAGAAAGCATTAGGATCCAAAGAGACTGGTGACCCAACTGATCTTGAGCTGTGCAGTAGGGAAGATATTGAACAACTTAGGGAAGAGAACAGGAGACATTCTTCTAGTGTTGATCATTTGAAGAAGGTATGTGCTTCTATATCCTCCTgcaattaaaagttaattttctTCTACAGTTTCATTTGGTGAAGGAGTACTGTAGACATGAAAATTGTGAACCAAGAATTTATATTTTGGGCTCCCATAATTCTAGCACTGTCTTTTGACATCGCCTTTCTAAATTCCAGAATATGGGCATATCCATGTAAGGTAAGGTATGCATTAAAAAAGCATAGCTTTAAGTATATGGCAAGCCATGTGAAAACAATTACAATATTGATTTgtaaatataaatcatattACTTTGTGttacatcccccccccccaggtgaTAGACAGCAAACATCATCATCTCCAGAAAGTTCAGAAAGAACACCAGAGGGCGCTAGATGAGATGGAATCACGTCTGACGCAGGAGGAAGGTGTCATCACAGCTCTCAGAGTTGAACTCAAGAATAAAGATTCTTCTATTCAAGACATGACCAGGTCTATGAAAGAGGTAAGCTTCCTTTCATTAccttaaaataataaatgttttaCTTGGAGGTTGTTCTTGTCTCGTATATTTTTCAGGAAATTCCCAGGTTTCTTGAAAAAGATCTAAAAAATTAGATTGATTACTGATTAGATTAGATTAAATAGGATTGGATGGGATGATAAGGTTTATATAACATAGAGGAGGATCTTTAGAAGTCTAAGTCTTTATAAGGACTCTTGGgattagcaagaaatttatccaccttgtgctgcactcaaccctggtgaggtgaatgggtacccggcaggattaattccttgaatgcatgagggctgaaaggcagctcgagttatagcctgggtaataataataaatataacatcgctcctcggaatagaatatttctagatagatggcgctatataaatgcctattatttttattatggaaTGGACAGAAGTtgataagaaatgaaaaataaggagATTTAGTTGGCATTTATAGGTGAGAAAATGTTTGGTTAGACAGAGTGGAATTTGTGTGAGGAAGGTTGAACTCCTTTATACTGACTGCAAACCAGATGAGCTATGATGACTTGGAACAGGAGAGTAGTACATTGTAGCTGAGAAGATGAGCCCATCATTATCAGCggaacatttcatgaaagaatTTGTCTTATGTTTCATCTGACAAAGTATGAGTTATCTGACAGTTTCTATAGGAACTGTGCtactcagccaatcaaaatcaaggatagTTTTCAGATATGACAATTAGTTGGAcaacaaatgttgatgaaaaattCTCTCAGAACCTCTTCTATGTTATAATGTAGATACCACCCTACATGCCTTCAAAGATCATTAAAGTTTCATGTGTTATCTGTTCTTGCAGCTTGCATCACAAAGCCAGGAGCTCTACGGCCACAACCTTTCCCTTCAGGAGAGCGTCCAGAGCCTTGAGAAGCAAGTCTCTTCAGACAAGGCTCGGTGTACCAGTCAGTTGGTCAAGGAGCTTAGTCAATGTGTACAAGAGCTACAGAGATTGGTAGAACTGATAAACCAACGGGCAGAGGGCCAGGAACCAAATGTCTCACTACTTCTGGGATTTAGACGTAAGTTGAACCTTGTCTGTAGTTGCATATTccaggagggggaggggcattcataaagctgatcgtaagTTAAGATCGACTTGATGAACGACTGGTAAACTTTCTTACGCGCTCAATAATcacaaataaacattttatggtcaatatcatttaccataagaaaggatcaccagtcattcttatagtcactcttaacttacgaacaccTTTATAAAACGGCCCCCAGGGGCCTCCGTTTCACAAAGGACTTTCTATTATGTTAACTGCTGCAGTAACAtgactcagcagccaatcacaatgtAGGTTTTCATtgtagttaccataatggcaaacTTCCTATAATCGTatgtctttgtgaaacaggcccGATCTTGGTCTCTTGTGCTTTAGGACACCTGCCAGCAATCAAGTATGTACACACACTCTGTAGAGTCGGTGCATGATGTGAACCTTTATAGTCATTAAAAGTTTAGAGCTCTGTCTTTCCCGTAGAGGAGCAGTATTAAAGCAGCTTTTCATTTGGCAGTTCTCACTTACATCATAGGCAAAACAATGGGGAATGCGTGAGAGCCGTTATGGAAAGCTTTATCGCAGGATTTCTGCTAAAAGATGTGGCTGAGACTTTTGACAAGATGTCTAACATGTcccatcttttctttttcccaTTCTCACTTGAAACTCAGCATCTTCAGCGATGTCCTTCGATGTCGACAACGATGAAAAGGCTGGCAGTGAGGACATGATCCGAGCCATGCTGACACAGGTCCATAAGCTAAGGGGTGACATTGATCTCTTACGAAGCCTCATCTCAGATAGATACGCAGAGGACGTCGGTGCAAGCTGCATCACGCAATGACGAAAACAGGACTAAAGTACTTggctgattttgttttcaaatgattCCTTAATGGGATTTAATTGGAGTCTATGCATTCTAATTTGTATTCTGTGAGGAGACTGTGTGGTGTTTGTGATTGGGAACAAGTTGGTACATTCCGAGAACtacgttttgaataaaaagcagATAGAGATCAGCAGAAGATGTCAGTGCTTCACACAATGAAGAACAGGAGACAAGGGTCTATCCGTTCTAATTGCCCTTCTTTGTGGAGATTGTGTGGTGTTTTTTGATTGGGAAGAAAGTTGGAACAGTCCTTTCGGCCAATAAGAGGATATGATTCTCATTGTTTCCTTGACTTTCCCTGAACCAAGGGGATGTTCTACTCATCCCTTGCGGGTCGTATTTTGTAATCGACGTAAAAAGCAAAGTCAAATGAGGAAAACATGACAAAAAGTATATGCATTATAATTGGTCTCCTGTTAGAGATTGTGTGATATATTCTCTTTTTGATGTGGAACAAATATGGTACATTCCTCcaaatcagatgttgtttggaggtttgcatggtggcatgtacaattgctgatgtggtttacggtacaccatgtggagtgttatagaaacagtggatagaagaagagaagtggATAGgagagaaagtggagatttgagagtagagtattctttcttgaaaatagtcctgaaaaggactgtaaaccagaaggaatgttgagtgagaacagcttgagtagtagagctgatgaggagatgctggcttgagtcggcgagtagagatgatgagtagtagagaaagaatactctactctcaaatctccactttctcgcctatccacttcttctcttctatccactgtttctataacactccacatggtgtaccgtaaaccacatcagcaattatTCCTCCAAATGTTGGACAGGGTTcccacagtcatggaaaatcctggaaaatttgtggtcatggaaagtcagggaatttggaaaatttgtgaaaagtcatagAAAAGTCATGAAATGACTCTGCCTCTatttacctcttggctatggcagctttccagtttgtcgtGTCTCGCAACTCCCATACTCTGTGATCATACTCTTCTATGATAATTGATGTTCATGCAttccatttttcccagttttgtgacatcccaacTCCCGGGATGTCAtgggaagtcatggaaagcaacaatttagtcatggaaaagtcatggaattctgctttcaaatttctgtgggaaccctgatcAGAAGAAAGATGAATTTCCTTGTTGCATTCCAAATAATAAGTAGAGGAAATGAGGAAAGTAGGACAAGGGTCTATGCATTCGTAAGTGTCTTTGTGGAAATTATATGCTATTGTTTAGTATCAAAGGGAAATTAATTTGGTACATTCCTACAAGTGTTTGctagcatgtacatgtaaggatGTTCTTGtgtcattaaaaatgaaaatgtcaggAAAGTATTTCTGAGAGGTTAAAATTGGAAACCAGAAAAAGTACTAAGTgaatgacagagagagagaaaaggggaggggaataagagagagagagagagggtatGAGGGTAAGATGTGTTcttatttgagaaaaattttTCTTATAAAATCACTACAGAATAACTTTAGTTTGGAAATACATACTATAAAAAACATTATATAATGTTGAATTGTCTTTCTGAAATTTTCACatctcaaaatgtatttttgatgtACTCGTGTATGCAAAAGGGGTACTTTTCCTTTGATGTTATAACTCCtgtggagcatttcatgaaagctcttttcaagtgattttcactgataacTTGCTCATAGCCAATCAGATGTATGGATTCCAGTAGCTTACAACATCTGTTGGTGAAATCATTGACAAAACTCTTTGTGAAGAGTTTCCCTGGATCGTCTGCTTGTAGCAAGGCTTTATCAAGTATCATTCCATTGCTCTGGTTAACTGTACAGTACTACTGTAAATATGTACTAAATGCAACTGAATAGTGAATTGTATTTGTGGATGCATTTCAAATGTATCAAGTAtctcatattttttcaaatcagtGAGTGTTTTTCCTGAAGTAATCATCGTCCaactcattttttatttatttcttgttcttGGGGGTGGTCATTGGAAAACATGGTTCGTTATGATCCGTTTTGTTTACTGTACAGAGTAATTTCCTTTGCTTTACAAAGCACAAACTCTATTCACCTTGTAACTTTAAATTGTTACAGTTATTCCAGCCTATATAAAATGACGCTGTAAATATTCCTATTCTCTATGATGGGAAGTAAACAGATGCCTTTAGGTCTTAACCTAATTCCATTTTTATACTTGGCCATTTTCAAGCATTTAATTTGTTAAGTATAAAGCCACACGTGTGCAtactttgaatatatatatatactgaaaTAGTAATATATTCTGGAGAAGTTTAGAGTATTAAGAAATATATGCAAATAtatggatttgtacatgaacaGTTATCAGTATTTATCGCAGAGATTACTAGAAATAATATTATGTCATATTTCtcaatattaatcattttctCCCTTATTAACACCCCCCATCCTTTGAAGGGGGGACTAGAGGAATCGACATACTGTGGGGGTGCAGTCAGTCAGTTGCGAATCTTGTGGATCAAACTACTTTATCAGTTTCTGCTGAATGCTCATTAGCTTGTCACAAACATTGCTCTTGGAATGAATATGTGCAAGACCCGTGGTTTAATGCATCAGATACtatattaccatggtaacagcagtcaacaaaacatgaa
It encodes the following:
- the LOC121413392 gene encoding centrosomal protein of 85 kDa-like isoform X4 translates to MHRASTICAKEPTRQLKVAQVLPNNNQLDKPNPHSPGSNGHAGRYGNHIRSPEGERLMSPRARIGDGSEDVTTMTDGYDPALVDNDFNISNQDQDNMFHPLDWDYTMNESNMVADTTLKEVNPSHRSPKSHSQLSSYSKVSHHPLNKSPRQHGAFGDIGYGPPDYTAYPGPTDLGLGSRGAGNPVPFHTKMNLTQWQQNLDSHFGLQQQMQHLQLNTGYHPSGRSGTGHDMHVHSAGMGYPVGDSNFSFGPVRRSESTNLEGLIRAKENMLHERNIIIERQKLEIAHLRKQNDEQENIARQRIYTRSRDEGDMLFLKMQEYQYEIASLRAQLAEISTAKLAEGEQLSRKLGEVEESQVANEMTINDLKTKLKLKEAELQEVKGQLLHSKKDYEKLKKKLSKIEKYMQNLPTAEEYKESCDTIRDLREEEELLRERIVSLETSLSKAKQKTHRSKQESSDLEEKNLSQQMEIERMKKEMSKLQKALGSKETGDPTDLELCSREDIEQLREENRRHSSSVDHLKKVIDSKHHHLQKVQKEHQRALDEMESRLTQEEGVITALRVELKNKDSSIQDMTRSMKELASQSQELYGHNLSLQESVQSLEKQVSSDKARCTSQLVKELSQCVQELQRLVELINQRAEGQEPNVSLLLGFRPSSAMSFDVDNDEKAGSEDMIRAMLTQVHKLRGDIDLLRSLISDRYAEDVGASCITQ
- the LOC121413392 gene encoding centrosomal protein of 85 kDa-like isoform X2, whose translation is MRRSQQTNLPGECISGSKEMAFQSRASRGSPRRNDRKPVFPKEEPTRQLKVAQVLPNNNQLDKPNPHSPGSNGHAGRYGNHIRSPEGERLMSPRARIGDGSEDVTTMTDGYDPALVDNDFNISNQDQDNMFHPLDWDYTMNESNMVADTTLKEVNPSHRSPKSHSQLSSYSKVSHHPLNKSPRQHGAFGDIGYGPPDYTAYPGPTDLGLGSRGAGNPVPFHTKMNLTQWQQNLDSHFGLQQQMQHLQLNTGYHPSGRSGTGHDMHVHSAGMGYPVGDSNFSFGPVRRSESTNLEGLIRAKENMLHERNIIIERQKLEIAHLRKQNDEQENIARQRIYTRSRDEGDMLFLKMQEYQYEIASLRAQLAEISTAKLAEGEQLSRKLGEVEESQVANEMTINDLKTKLKLKEAELQEVKGQLLHSKKDYEKLKKKLSKIEKYMQNLPTAEEYKESCDTIRDLREEEELLRERIVSLETSLSKAKQKTHRSKQESSDLEEKNLSQQMEIERMKKEMSKLQKALGSKETGDPTDLELCSREDIEQLREENRRHSSSVDHLKKVIDSKHHHLQKVQKEHQRALDEMESRLTQEEGVITALRVELKNKDSSIQDMTRSMKELASQSQELYGHNLSLQESVQSLEKQVSSDKARCTSQLVKELSQCVQELQRLVELINQRAEGQEPNVSLLLGFRPSSAMSFDVDNDEKAGSEDMIRAMLTQVHKLRGDIDLLRSLISDRYAEDVGASCITQ
- the LOC121413392 gene encoding centrosomal protein of 85 kDa-like isoform X1 encodes the protein MSAIKRKIARRKHRDDSDVFLEDDHRRDVDRGENKGFFQKYLSRSLQNLDDLYCLDDDGEVELDNESVISLPLTATTVTDNEGSDYDQQFTEPTRQLKVAQVLPNNNQLDKPNPHSPGSNGHAGRYGNHIRSPEGERLMSPRARIGDGSEDVTTMTDGYDPALVDNDFNISNQDQDNMFHPLDWDYTMNESNMVADTTLKEVNPSHRSPKSHSQLSSYSKVSHHPLNKSPRQHGAFGDIGYGPPDYTAYPGPTDLGLGSRGAGNPVPFHTKMNLTQWQQNLDSHFGLQQQMQHLQLNTGYHPSGRSGTGHDMHVHSAGMGYPVGDSNFSFGPVRRSESTNLEGLIRAKENMLHERNIIIERQKLEIAHLRKQNDEQENIARQRIYTRSRDEGDMLFLKMQEYQYEIASLRAQLAEISTAKLAEGEQLSRKLGEVEESQVANEMTINDLKTKLKLKEAELQEVKGQLLHSKKDYEKLKKKLSKIEKYMQNLPTAEEYKESCDTIRDLREEEELLRERIVSLETSLSKAKQKTHRSKQESSDLEEKNLSQQMEIERMKKEMSKLQKALGSKETGDPTDLELCSREDIEQLREENRRHSSSVDHLKKVIDSKHHHLQKVQKEHQRALDEMESRLTQEEGVITALRVELKNKDSSIQDMTRSMKELASQSQELYGHNLSLQESVQSLEKQVSSDKARCTSQLVKELSQCVQELQRLVELINQRAEGQEPNVSLLLGFRPSSAMSFDVDNDEKAGSEDMIRAMLTQVHKLRGDIDLLRSLISDRYAEDVGASCITQ